The Sphingomonas sp. IW22 DNA window GAACCGAGAAGAAGCGATAGTCGAACGTGTCGGGTCGGATCTCCTCATACTGGGTCTCACCCGAAAGACTGGTCACGGCGCGCAGCGGCTCGACCGAAACGAGCAGACGATCGGCGTGGACGACGGTCTGGACGTCGCGGCGCACGCACTGGTCGGCAATCGGATCGAGGTCGGAATATTCCGATACCTGGTCCGACACGTCGAACGCGGGCGCGGTAATGTCATCGATCAGCGCAATGAGATCGACCGGCTTCATTCGCGTGGCCGGCATGTCGATCGACGCCAGGGTCGAGACGATACTGTCGCGCACGCCAATCAGTTCTTCGGGTGTCGCTTTCGACGCAGCGATCGACACCGACAGAAAGATGCGATGATTGCGGACATGGAAAGGCCCGTCCTTCGACATCGAGACCCATGCCCCGTGCCGCAGGAACGCCGATCGCCGCTCCGCGATCTTGCGATGCACGCCGCCGGCCTTGAACCGTGGCAGCGCATATTGCGCGATCAGCGCGCCCACGCGCGGGCTCTGGAACGAGAGAAGCTGGACGCGCGCGCTGGGCGGCACGCTCTCGGAAAGCATCTGCGCGAGGATCTCGCCGGTGCGCTCATCGGCCCCCATGAGCGGCGCCAGCTCGAGCGCGAACGCAAGGCTGTCGGTCTGGTAGAACAGATCGTTGCGCGCGTCGAAGCTCCGATAGGGCAGCCATTGCGAGAGCATGGGCGCGCCGTGCGAGGGCGTACCCTGATCGGGGCCGCGTGTGTCACCCAGCAGCCGCGCGATGAAGCCTGTCTTAGCGGCCATGGCTCAGTCCTCCACGCGCGGAGAGAACGAGGCAGGCCGGTTCGCCGGGTTCCCCGAAGCGAATTCCGGCGCATTGCTTTTGGGCTTGGCACCGACCGGTGCCGGCGCGGGGGTTGCAGCCCGTGCAGCGACCGGGACCCCCTTCCCTGCCGCCGCCTCTCGCGCCTTGGCGCGCGCGGCTGCGACCGCCGCGGCGGTCGGGGCACCCACAGCGCTCGCCGGCGGTACTGCCACGACCGGCGCGGTCGCCGGGACTTCGACAGGTGCCGACGCGGACGGCGGGATCGGCGTACCGAGCTGCGAGAGGATCTCGGGGCTGACGTTGAGGACCTGCGTCGCGGCAAGGGCAGGACCGTGCCCGTCGGTCGCGGCGAGCCATTGGCCGTTATCGACCACGGCCTGCACGACGCTCGTTTCATGATAGCGCCCTGCCCCGTCGACATGCGCGGGAAAGACGATGCGCAACACCTTCTGCGGACCCACACCCGACGCCTGCGGGGTCGCTGCATAGGCGATGCGCTGCGGCCCCGCCTGCCGCAAGGGCGCCTGGAAGGGACCTGCGGGACGATAGCTCGTCTCGCCGCTGATTTCCGCGAGCGCCTTGTCGTCGATCACGGTTGCGGGCGCACAGCTGCCCCCTTGCGGGGCACCGCACGCAAAGCTGCCCTTGATGTTGGTCCCGAAGGTCGTGCACCCTGCCAGCAGCACAAGGCTCGTTGCCATCGCGATCGCGACCCGCCGGGTGCGGCCTCGCGGGCGATACTGGGACACCGGACAGTCCGGCAGACGGATCGCCGAACGGCTCATGACCTTGCTCCCTTCAACCATGCAAGAAGTTGCGCCTTGGGCTGGAACCCCTCCATCACCGCGCCATCGGAGCGCACGAGAACGGGCGTGCCGTTGAGACCGTGCGCCTTGGCGAACGCCTCATTCTCGTCGAGACCGCTGGTGTCGCACTTGCCCGTCCCTGGCACCGGGTCCTGCGCATAGGCGGCGCGTACCGCTGCATGCCGGTCCTTCGCGCACAGCACGCGATCGGCGACGTCCCGGCTTCCGAGCACCGAGATCGGCCGCTCGATCACGCGCACGTTCATCGTCTCGAGCGTCTGGCTGAGCGCCCGGCAATAGCCGCAATGGAAATCGGAAAAGACAGTGACGCTCTGGGACCCCGAACCCCATATGATCGCTCCCTTGTTCGAGAGCTTCGAAAGGTCGAGCGTGCGGACGGCCCCCCGTTGTTCCGTCACCCGCGCCCCGTTGCCGGGCGCAGAAGGCTCGGGCGCATCGGCTGCCGCATTGGCGCGCGCCGCGCCGCCCACCAGCATGTCGGGGTTGAGCGCCAACAGGCGCGCTGCCGTCAGGTCCTGCCGGGTTTCCATGTCATAGACCCGGCCGATCACGAGATAGCGGGCCGACTTGTCGACATAGAAGAGATTGGCGCCGGCGGTAACTTCGCACAGCCCCTCGATCTTCGTGCAATCGATCCCGGTGATCGGCGTCTTGGGGAGCCGCTGCTGGAGCGCGGCCTGCACCTGCGGCCCGATCGCCGGCTCCGCGCTGCCGGTCAGCATCATCGCCGCGCTGGCCGCGACGCCAAGCAGAATATTCTGTGTCATAAGCATATCCTTTCGGCCCGAGGCTCAGTTCTGGATGAAGACGCCTTCGAGGAAGACGATCTCGACATCGATGCCGGTCGGCATCTCGATGATCGGCTGATATTGCTCGGCCCGCTCGATCAGATATTTGCTGACCATGTCGGCGGACTGGGCGATGCCGTTGCCCAGCCCGGCCTGTGCGATGTCGCCCATGCCGATCTGTTCGCGCTTCCCGTTGACCGTCACGTTGTTGCCGGTGAGGAGCGAGTTGGTGTTGGCCGAGAAGCCGCGACCGAAACCACCTGCGATACCGGCGATGAAGGCCTGGCCGACAAGCCCGCCCTCGCGGCTGACCACCCGCCCGCGCACGCCGGTCTTGCCGGCAAAGCTGATGAAGCCCTTGACGTCCGAGACCGCGAAGCGCCCATTGGCCTGCGGACAGGTCATCCGCTGGAGCTTCACATAGACCTTCTCCGAGGAGAGGTCGCCGCGTGCCGCGCCGTTGATGACGCAGCCCTCGATCCGGGTCGTGAGCAGCTTGCCGTTGCTGTAAACCGAGCGCGCCGGCCCTGTGATCCGCAGCACGACGGGAAGCGGATCGCTCTGCGACTGCACCCCTGCCGACGCATCGACGCCGACGATCACCTTGGCCTTCGCGATCGAATTGGGCGGCAGATAATTGGGGCTGTCGGTATAGCTGGTCGTGCCACCCGAAATGCGC harbors:
- a CDS encoding conjugal transfer protein; this encodes MSRSAIRLPDCPVSQYRPRGRTRRVAIAMATSLVLLAGCTTFGTNIKGSFACGAPQGGSCAPATVIDDKALAEISGETSYRPAGPFQAPLRQAGPQRIAYAATPQASGVGPQKVLRIVFPAHVDGAGRYHETSVVQAVVDNGQWLAATDGHGPALAATQVLNVSPEILSQLGTPIPPSASAPVEVPATAPVVAVPPASAVGAPTAAAVAAARAKAREAAAGKGVPVAARAATPAPAPVGAKPKSNAPEFASGNPANRPASFSPRVED
- a CDS encoding DsbC family protein gives rise to the protein MTQNILLGVAASAAMMLTGSAEPAIGPQVQAALQQRLPKTPITGIDCTKIEGLCEVTAGANLFYVDKSARYLVIGRVYDMETRQDLTAARLLALNPDMLVGGAARANAAADAPEPSAPGNGARVTEQRGAVRTLDLSKLSNKGAIIWGSGSQSVTVFSDFHCGYCRALSQTLETMNVRVIERPISVLGSRDVADRVLCAKDRHAAVRAAYAQDPVPGTGKCDTSGLDENEAFAKAHGLNGTPVLVRSDGAVMEGFQPKAQLLAWLKGARS
- a CDS encoding TraB/VirB10 family protein translates to MSLKDLFPGRKPKQLDAEPEEGEGELMAGNDAVRKKQLLYLGCGGALALVLGSWYVMGDDTKLKTSGADDKVVKITTDDMVNRNMSDREWQAASEAQMQSINNQLKGVDGQRAQMEQLQAQIAALQGEKQSMASDGQRVMSAYQQENDQLRQQLAQRSSAPPAPAPAQMYGPMGQPNYRGPGAPMSAGEAAAAAVSQSRSIKLVSFEGGPSGTATRISGGTTSYTDSPNYLPPNSIAKAKVIVGVDASAGVQSQSDPLPVVLRITGPARSVYSNGKLLTTRIEGCVINGAARGDLSSEKVYVKLQRMTCPQANGRFAVSDVKGFISFAGKTGVRGRVVSREGGLVGQAFIAGIAGGFGRGFSANTNSLLTGNNVTVNGKREQIGMGDIAQAGLGNGIAQSADMVSKYLIERAEQYQPIIEMPTGIDVEIVFLEGVFIQN